Part of the Oreochromis aureus strain Israel breed Guangdong linkage group 20, ZZ_aureus, whole genome shotgun sequence genome, CCCAAAGGGATGGATGGTGATACACTTAGGCTGTGGTGTAGAAAAGATGCATAACTGGTCCCAAGACAATGTCCCCTACACCACTGCAGGACCATCACCACCAGCTGAACTgatgatacaaggcaggatgctttcatgttgtttaaggCAAATTTTGacataaacaacaacagtaCACCTGCCAACATTTGTCCAGGTTTtccacagtttcctgtttctgtcatTGTTAGCTGACATATGTGGCACCTGGtgcggtcttctgctgctgtagaccATCTGCTTCAAGATTCAATGCACTTTCCATTCAGGTGTTTTGTGCATGCCTTGGTTGTAAAGAGTGGTTATTTGCCTAACTACAGAAAACTGCAGCTCATTGgatagtttctctttttctgatcAATCTCTAAAATCCCTAGAAATGGTTATGTTGGAAAATCCATGAAAATCAGCAGTTCTCTGAAATACCATCAACAACCATGCTACATTCAGAGTGGCTTTCCCCCCCATTCTGACACTTAAGGAGAATATCTTGACCATCTTCTGTACATGCCTAAGTTGCGTTGCTGCTATGTGATTAACTTATTAGATAATTGCAGAaagtatacctaataaagttaCCAGCGAGTTTTAATGATAAGATACTTGAAGATGTcatgaacatgtttaaaaactccaagcaatgaaataaaacacatttttgtatcATCCATATTGGTTCCATATTCAGACTTAAaggcacaggagcaccacaaaCTCAGAAGAATGACTTCCCACTGGGGGaaatcttttttattattattgtcccACATGAATGCACAATATATTTGGGCTTTTCTTTATATCCGtgaattttctttattttctttatttaattttattttttaatctaacTTTCTGCAAGAAAGCAACTAAATTCTAAAGTCTTCCTTTGAAGATATCAGCATGGTCACAGTGGTtcaattttccttttttgtgcacCACTGTGTGCAATCTAACACAAATATCAGCACCATTTCCACATAAAGAAAGCTGACAATACATTGCAGCACAACAGTGGACATCAGTACTGTTTCAAACAATGGAAGCATAGAGGATATTAGATGTGATCACATGTGGGTAAAAAAATATTAGTGTCCCGAGTTACTTAAAAGTACAAGAGATGTGAATTCAAATTAAAGTGTGCACAAACTTGAACAGCATGCGTCATGAATACGATGAGAAACTGAAAAAGAGACTGACATACAGCAGTGAGAAGCGAGACGTTACCTAAGTTGTTGCTGAAGCTTCAATGAGCTgtgaacaacacaaacaaccaAGCCAATGGTGATAAGGTTCAAAAGTTGATCAAACatgtttgttatgttttattAGAAACATGGCTTGTCTAGAGGGATAAAGCACTTAGCCTGCTAACCTGTTAAATGTGAATTTGTCAAAAATTGCATGCAGATCAAGATTATTTTAACCAATCCAACAAGTAATTTACTGAATGTGTGTCCTCGCTTGGCAGGTGAGCCAACATAGGAGCAAATTCCAATCAAAACGGATTGTTTTAAACTTTTGAAGGATGAATCGGTACTCCTCCTGGTGACTTACAATCCCCATTCTTTTACTTTACTCTTACCTCTACATCAATCTCCGGCTTTACGATGACAGGACACACAGGCGTAGGCCGGAGAAGTCCCGGACGAGCCTCGGAGGTCCCTGCTTCTTCTGTTATTGTAAAACAGATGAAGACGTTATGAGAATGTGTTTAATAAGTTACGTtaatcacaaaaaataaaagatgcatTTTTTTAGCCTGGGTAAATACCTCTGTGACTCTTGGGTAAGTCTACCTGGCGGTAAGGACATTTACCTAACAATGATATATGTTGCCACTGAGCTGGATTGTGGCAAATGTAGGAACTGACATGTTTGTGACTTTTTCCTCTGCTCTCTAGTGCAATTTATATTATAGTGTGCCCACTTATATAATCAATAATTTAAGGGAATTAAATGAAACTCATCTTTAGAACATTACGTGTGAAAATCACAGTAGAAAGGTCTGTTTCTGaatcttcctcccctcacactCAACCAGTcatagcagatggctgcccctcactgagcctggttcaTTCAGTTTGGTTCTGTTAAAAgggggtttttccttcccactgccgccaaatgtttgctcataggcagtcgtctgattgttggtgctttctctgtattattgcgGGGCTTTAACCTTACAATAATGAGTGCcgtgaggcaactgttgttgggatttggcacaataaaaataataactgaactgaactgaacagtCTCGTGCTTGTGACAGCATGGAAACATTGATGCTGTCCCCAGTGTTAACTAGCTGCACACTTCTATTGATTGGTGGATTTAGActgtagaaagaaaatatttctgGCATGAAACTGCTCACAAAATGTTCgtggatttttttcttcagtaacTAGGTCATGATTTATTGAAAGAGACATTGCTGCTGagtttttcaattttatttgtgagcaGAAAGCATTTTCCATTTAGTCCTATTTTATCTAAGAGAAGGTAAACATTTTATCAACCCACATCTCCAAATGTGGGCAATAACTGCCAAAGCAATCTATATAGATAAACAGTTCAAATTTGAGCTGGAGTGAACTTGTGATATCGCCACTATGACAAAGGATAGTCTTATATCTATTTTAACCCATTTTAATAGTCCTTACACTTTATAAAAGTATAGTAAAAAATCTCCACataaatttaaatcatataatcaCGTAAGAATACAGCATATGTTAGATTTtaggttttatttctttttgcctTACTAGTGAGTGTGTACAAATGTATTCATTCTGTACCTTCTTCCTTTTCCAGCTCATCCTCTGACTCATTGTTCATACTGAAAGAGATGAGAGAAATTTGGGTTATAAGAAATACATGAAGACGTGACAAAACCATTGAGTAGTGTACACTTTAGAtgcaaatgtaaatgtgtttattattgtatacacacacaaagcaacACTGCACAGAGGCTTTGTCTGCCAAGACACAAACAATGTAATTGTACATAGTAAAAATATATAGTGTAAGAAGGAGTTTGTAGTCACTTTTATTCTGACTGAAGCATAAGTAGATTCCATACGCTGGGTCAGACCTTACtatttttgtgttattaatatttaaagatCATTTTGAGCTATAAATGCTAAATATTTATATGCACCATCATCAACACCTGCTCTGGACAATAACACTTGTTCATTGTTAATGCGGTTAAGCTGCTAACGTGTTGAGGTACCCTTTTTTCATTGAACACAGGCTATCTCTTTGTATTATATTGCTCGTTTTGTATAGTTCCTGCACTCCTGGACTAGATGAGCATTTCATTAACAAGGACGGCAGGATAGAAATTGGAATTTCGTTCACCAATGGTAAGTACAAGCACAAGCCAATCCATTAAAAGTCATATTCAATATCAAAGCTGATGTATCAAATATAATTCTGGTGATCGAAATTACGGGAGAAGGAATTGAACTAAGTAGAATAAATGTATATTAGTTCATTGCATAATCCATGCCTATCTGACACTAATGAAAAGTGATCAAAATCATGACATAGAAAGGGTCTCTGAAGACTGTTCTCGCTCGAGATTAGGGGGATGCAACATTGCCAAGAGTCCAGCAAAGGGTgccaaaagaaataaaaggtcAAGACATGTGATGAGCATGTGACAAGAGCTACAGAAGCTGTTTGTTCCCCGTATCCAATTTTATCTGAGAGAGGCTGATTTATAATCCAAAAAAGATTTGATACACATTCTTGCTGAATTGATGACCTAAATTTGGTAATTTGGGAAACTCCAAGcactttatttgtttgttttatttgtttgttttttaggctTTTGAATAAATTAACGCTAGCACCATGCCCTCATGAATAGCAAGCTAAATAAATCCTTTGGAACttttggaaaaaataaacaagcagacaTTAAAAGAGATTTattccagctccatatttttattcttgcacTCTGCTAGAGTAGCTTTCCATCATTCTGGGACTTGGTGAAGCTTCTTCCGCTATCTAAAACAAGCTCTTCAATCTTCTCCTTCTTTAAGCCAAGTTTATTATGATTGGATAACCCTTTGAGACAGAAGGTGTGAATGGCAAGTGGGTCAAAAATCATACAGATCCAAAACTAATTCAGAAATACTGACTAAAAGTCTGTCCTTTATACCTGTCTGAAAACTGCTTCGTATACTTGGTTCATATGGATTACTACCAAAAATGTAAAACTCTGGCTACTGTAACAGTGTTATGAgcaaaaataaggaaaatatttCCCTTTAATCTTTCCATTATTCATTTAAAGATTTGAAAAGTAACTCTGAGAGATTCATCTGGCCCAAGAAGACACCTCAGTCACGTGTCTAGTCCAAACCCCGATCTTAACCTGACAGAATAAATAGTGCTTGATCTGTTTGTGTGGGTAGGTGTTGTACATTAAAGACTAATGTAGATAGAGTAATAGAGCAGATTCTGTTAGCACTACTTAAGGGCCGATCTTCAGATATGACACTGTTTGACTCGGGTCAAGACAAAAGCTCGACTAATTCAGCCCCAAactgaacaaaataaaactcgAGCAAATCTCAGCAACTCGTAGTGCTCAAGGCAGATGACACTGAATCAAAAGGACATCACTACTCCACACAGGTGTTTAATATTTGATATCTTTTACTTCAGGTGGAAATGTAGTTAATTTCAACAGTATGTAATAAATTTGCATGTCTAGACTTGTTTTATCCCATAATAACCTTTCATCTTACTGGCTGCCTTGTTAATATGTTAAAAATCCAATTATCAGCTGACTTCAAAGCACTTAATCAACCTGTAGTGGCTGTTATGGTGGGAGATTGATACAGATTCTGCTCCCAAACCAATTTCTTTTCAATCAGTGACTCATCCATCCCTAACAACCCATCTGGTGCCTTCCTTCCTCCAAACAGCTGCAGTGGATACCTACATGACAACTACATCACTTTATAGTCAGCTTACTGCTTTTACACGTTCTCGCAAGCTTGGGCAACACAAGCAACTATCTTGCTTCACCATCGCTGCACATTGTGAGATTTAGCACACACTTTCATGTTAATATTACAGTAAATCAGGGGATTAGCTGAGTTTAATGGAGTAGCGAATGAAGCAAAAAGGGTCTGTGTGCCAGCCCTTAATTACAAAGGGAGAGGAGCCAATCGGTTCCTTTGAAATGGTTTTGCTCCCCTGATGACTCCAATAGAAAAGGTCAGAGGTAAATTTTAGTGCAGGGAAACGCCACGGCTGAAAACGACACCTGCCCTTTGCCTATTTTGAATGCCTCAGACACTGCTGGGTGATTGGTACACTGAGCAGGGAGTGTTCTTCCAAAAAATCTCTTTCTGTACCTCGCTACAGGCTGTAATCGTAAAAGGGAAAACTATTAAAGGGAAAACTTTGTGAACTCAACTAGGCAGCTTTCCTGTTGTCCTTGTACTTTGGTTATGCAACAGACCGAGCCACTTTCCTTACAGCCTGCTCTGTTTGAGTTCTTTCTGGGCTAGATGCACTCTCTGGGCAGAACCACTACATTGAGCTGAATACTCATTCCAGGCATAAAGCGCTCAGTGAATTAGTAAGCAGGTATAGTTTTGTAGCTGTTGCACAGGCCCTACCTCTGTGGCATCCATATCTTTTTCATAATTACATAACTAATATAGAAATTATCACTTTTTTGCAGTAAAGCCATTTTGGTCTATGAGCATCCACATTTCTCTTCTGATTAATAGGATGGACAGCTTTTGTGGACCTTAAACTGACTGAGGCTTGATGGTGACCTTATAATTCTGTGGATGTTTTGGATAAAAGGCATGGGAGGCAGAGATTGGGCAAAATATTACACAAACAGCCTTCTAAGTCTTTGTCCTTTGGGGTGTCTAACTGACAAGTGTGACAGGAAATGTACCTGTAAGCTTTTGGAGGTTTCAGGATACTTTTCATTTCCTGTGTGTTGATGTTTGTATGAGGTGAATCATCTTCGTAGGTCAGGAGCAGAGTTACCACATAGTTCATAGAGGAGTTATTAGCCCAGTAATCACCATCAGAGGTTTCATAGCGTACAACGAACTCAATGCGAGAGCCATGTGTGGTATAAGGTGGCGCAAAAGACAGCTTGAAGGAGAacttgtcagtttctccatcgtGAGATCCCGGGACATACTCTGCTGGGTGATCGAAGTAAGTGGCCCAATTGTCCATTGTCGATCTGACGTAAACTGCTTTGTGGAAGGAAATGTTCAGCACTCGTATAACCCCTGTGAATGCGAGAGGTTCGTTCTCAGCTGGAGACATCTGCTCAACCTCCACTTTATTGGTGCGCACAGCCTGCAGCAGAGCATTACCGGTGGGTGCATGAAACTCTGGGTGCACATGATAGGCTGGCTCTCGCTCAGGCTTCCGATATTTTGCCTCCTCTTCGTCCCACTTTGCAATAGAGTCTTCATCGTCCGAATCAAAGGCAACAAATTCCTTCACATCCACCAGATCCCCACCTGTTGTATCGGCAAATGACACTCTCTTCCCGGCGGACAGCGCCAAGTGGATCCGCATATACTCAGCGGTCTCATCGAAAATTGACGCACCTCGCTTTCTGGGCACCGGGGAGCATCTTGGGATGAAGCGGACGTCTTCggtgtcatcatcatcatcgtcatcattcTGGTTATCTTCGGCGTCCATTGGTGACCTACTATCTGCGTCCTCGCCTGATCTGCCTGTTTTTATCGTTTTAAAAAGACCCTCTTGGCTTGGTATGgtcaaaaaagacattttttattattatttttgtagaCGTATACACTCAAAGGAGCCGAAGACTACATATGGCGTCTCTAAAGAGCTACCAAATACTCATGATTTGCGCAGCTGTGGTCAGTGATGATCCAGCGCTGTCGCTGCGTAACGCACAGTGCCTCTCCAGTCAACGTGTGGCGTTAAATGTCACCCATGGAAAGCTTGTCTTTAGTGCCAGCCCTTGTGACAGTGTATCCCCTGGTTTTACATGACTTTATGCACGGCAGTTTGGCTGCTGTCGTGGAAGCACCAGCCCCTAATTTTAGTACTGACCTACCGGGTTTCCATGCCCTAAATTTGTTGATAAGTTGGTATAATCCTGCGGCTCCCCCTTGTTCTGTTTGGTTCGGCCTGGCTATGCGCCTGCTGCTGGAAATAGCATATTAATGTCATAAATGCCAGCGTTGGAAAGACAGGCTGCATGCGTATTTATTGAAACCACTTTAGAGACAATCAGGTGGGAATTATTATTTCAAGATGGCCTCTCCAAATTCCCTCTCTCCAAGCCTGAATTCATGGAAGACTTAGTCTGTGATACATTATGTTCGTTAAAGTTTAGGCCATTTTAATTCCACCACACTGGGGAAAGTTTTACCATTGAGTATGAGCAGCTGTCAGTGTAATTTAATACCAGTCCAGTTGTAGCTACAGTGGTTGAGATGGTAAGAAAATCTAAAGTAACCCATTgtgataaaaatatgaaattatgCAAAGATTATTGATTGGACTTCATAATACGGCTCGTATTTTATTGTACAAGCCGTGAAATACGTGAGTAAGCAGCCTAAGTAAGTAAGATTTAAGAGCTTCTCAAGAACAAAATTCTCGAAGTGCTTTACAAGACAAAGATACAAGGGTATCTAGGAGGATGATATATTTACCTAGGAACACCTTGTAGTAGATGCAATTCaggtttttacagaaaaaaattacactGCAAATAATTTTAAGAAATGTATTATTTCCAGGtattttagcagaaaaacacaaattttcCAGCTTAAACTCTAAAATCACTGCACTTTTTGTGGCTTAACTTGGTCTTTTAATTTTGAATTATACCCTATATTGGCGTGCATATAGCAGAAACAACAAACACCAGCACGCAATACAGACTATGGCCTCTGTCATGATAATACCATATGGACCTGTGCCCTGTGATATTTGCCGGTGTTATATCTGCTAGTAGTAAAGGGAGAAAAGTCCTTatcacatttttatatataatacaaATGGAGAACTCAATAGTGGAGCATCCATGATGAACATTATGGCATGCTATATTTATAGTGTAAGATGGAAAACTTTGGGGGGTTTTCTGCTATAATACCTAGAAGTTGAGCATTACTTAATATTACTTTTAACTGCTTCTTCTCTCCTGTAAAAACTTGAATTGTTACCTCCTTATTTTAATGCATCTGCCAAGTATTGCTAGGTAATTGTAATTACATTGTAATTCAGATAAAATACATAGcgatctcatttaattctagtgtAATCACACCGTTAGTTGTGGGCTGCATTATGAAATGCTACAAGATAATCTTATaattccaaatatttttttcagggGGATTGCCCTGGCAGTAGCTGACTCTTGCTTGGATTTGATTATCTTGGATCAGATGACCTCTGGTTTGTGATTCTTCTGTATAACCTTCAGCAACTTGATGAGGGGGAGAAGCTATGCAACCTATATACAGTATAGGCTATGATGCATGGCTATATGTGTGAAATCTTCTCTGGGAATAGGCCTAAGCTGCATCCGTTCTGCATTACTCAGTTAACCACCACACAAGCCACTGTGGACACCGCAGATGATTTCATATGCAAACAAAGCCAAGTCCTTGCTTACATCTGGCGGGCTTTTTGTGGACTAATGtgcatattttcattttaacatAATCTGTTCAACGTGGTGTAAAGTGTCTCTTTTTACTGCTGTCGTGTAAACACTTAGATATGTTTCCCAGTATTGTCGCAATGATTTTCGCGACCCTGCGCTTGCTGCGCAGTAAACCCGCGGCGGCTCTGCTACAGATTACCGTGTAAACACACCCTTGTATGTGATTGGTCGAGACATTTTAGCGCGACGTaccacagccaatcacaggatTGTTTTTCTGTCACGTCGGTGCACAGATAGTAAGCTAACGgataatgcaaaaacaaactaTTATAAAGAAGGCGGATTGCGGCTTAACGGCGATATAGCGTGGCAGGGCTTGATTATCTGGACCGAGTGTTTCTTGTtagcattttatttgtgagcaTGCGGTACGGCCGTGACTGCGAGGACGCAAGAATTGGGTAAGCCGAGCTAACCAGCGTTAGCAGCAGCGTGCTAATTTTCAGCGTTCCGCAAGGCCGCAGAGAAATACGAGCACTGCTTCCTGTTGTTGCTTCATTGAGAATGTAGGCTGAGCTACGATCACAACGTCCAACACAAAGGTGTTATCTTAGAAACGAGCGCAGTCGTGCAGTTATTTGCActtcagtttattttatacGAGCTTGCAAGCTACCTAGcttgttagctagctagctagcatgaGTGAAGTGACGGACTGCAAACAGTCCGCTGACTCTGCATCGAGGAAACGGTGTCCATCACCCGATAAGGATGAAGGCAGCCTGGTTCCAAGCAAGTCCGCAAAACTTAGTGACCAGCCAGATGAAACGAGGGTTACTTCTGAAAGTTGCAAAGACAGTGAAGCCGAGAGTAAAGAAGCAGCCGGGAGCGAGGGCCAGTCGAAAGATGGCAAAGAGGAACAAGCCGCTGTGAAAGCAGATCAGGGTTCAGAGAGCACTGGTGGCACCAGTTCACAGCCTGTCAACAGCTCCAGCGCTGACAGCCaccacaccagcagcagcaccgACAAGCCGCAGTCCTCGGGTGAGCAGGATTCGGCTCGTGcaaaagacaaagcaaagaAAACGGCAGAAACAGAGCGGCGTCCCACAGCTCCTCTGGACAAATCCGACTCAGCTGCCATAGCAGCTGCTGAAGCGCTGGCCAGTCTCACAGGGGGGGACGGAGAAGACAGTCAAGAGACTCCTTGTTCATCTGAAAAGGCCAAGCAGGTGAAACAAGGGAGTAAATTTAAACAGCGCGGGGGACACCAGTCCTCAAAAGTTGGCTCCAAAACACAAGCAGCGGCAGCAGATAGTTCCACATCTGTGCATAGTACTGACAGAGAGGATACAGATGATGTGCCTGAAGCAGATGAGGGCGATGAATCGGTATCTGGCTCTTCCTCCACACCGAGCTCCTCTTTCCCATCAGACAATGAAGAAAACGATGATGGCGAATGTGCCATTGTGTCTGTAAAGATGGCTCCAGAGTTGAGGCAGTCGGTGGCTCTCCTGGCACAAGTACAGATGAGGCTGGAAGCTCTTGAGAAGAAAAGTGCCCGGCTTCACCAGAGGCTGGAGTTGAAGATTAGTCGTCAGCGGCGCCCGCATCTGGATCAGAGAAGTTCCATCACGAAAACGATCCCTGGGTTTTGGGTGACAGCTGTATCCTTAAAATATGAAAGTGTAACGCTTGACCGATTGCCATGCTGTGTTTGAGTATTTAAAGTGAATTTGTCATGTTGTTTTTTCGTAACTTCGATGTGCCAGCTGTTGAACCATCCTCATCTCTCAGCTCACATTGATGAGACCGATGAAGACGCTCTTAGTTACATGACTGATCTTGAGGTAGGACACTTTATTCTCACAATCTCAGCTGATGCATATTTGTAGAAtggaagaaaacacatttttctacCTTTTTCCTCAGATTGAGACTTTCAAGAATAACAAATTGGGCTACAGAATTCGCTTCCACTTCAGACGAAACCCTTACTTTCAGAACAACATCATCATGAAAGAGCTGCACCTCGGAATGGGAGGTAAAAATAAACATGCGATTATTAAATCAAGTGATATTAGGTATATATAAGCATAGTGTAGCCTCAAAATTATATCAGTGTTTTGGAGAATTATATGATTTTTGACAGTGTACAAAATAAATGCTGCAGCATTTATTAGTGTGATCAAAATGAAGGGCATTTTTCATCCTGCATAAGTCAAATGTAAGCACAAAAGTAGTTttggtattattattttttctccaAAAAGCATAAAATAACTGCCACACTTTAGTTTGACAGCTACTACTTAACCATATGCACAGTATTgtcacataataaaatataattaaaacacattttctgcCTGGGATGTTGTATATTGGGTCAACCTTTTTAACCGGCTGCGTAAAGCCCTCTTTTTACCACCGTGCAACTGCACGAGTAATTTCCATCCTCCATTTGATTTTCCTATCACATAGAAACTTATGACAGGAAAGGGTTACTCCCTAGTTGCATTATGTGCAACTAGGAAGTGCTCCTGCAGTGCTTACGTgaggcatttgtttactttagGCCACACATCACCAGTTCCTAGTATCTCCTCCTCATGTGCCTTAATAGCCCGTTTGTGCAGAACGGTGTGTTTTTGCATCAACTGGTGAAACAAGTTTCTCGTTTCCACCTTTAGCGGAATCAgttttcttgcatgttttggaAAGCACTGTGCTTCGTCGGAGCTTGATAAGGTAGCTCCCTTATTAGGTACAAAGTGGTTAATGGAGGCTAGCATGCAGTTCTTCCTCTCAGATGTGTCTGGGCTTGAGTCATAGTAGTGTGTGCTATGGAAAGTAAATGCATACCATTGCTGTGTCAATGATATATTGATATGGCATTTTAATATCATGTAAAAATTTACACTGGTATTATGAAAAATAAGACACAGTACATCCCTAGCATATAAGGATAATCTGAAAAAGTAAAGTTAtcaattttgcttttttttcccaattCAGTCATATTTTTTTAAGGGAAAATGACAACTAAATGGGAAATTTTTATTAACAGCTGCCTATAAAATATATGGGAATGAGAAATAAGTTGCAAGTAAACCAAATAACTTGACAAATTTGTCAGTGTCACATTGTGAAGCATTGTTATTATATTATCATTTATCCAGGTGAAAGTCTCATTGAGAtttaaatctcatttccaagagcgACCTGGCCAAAAGGGCAGCAGAAGTTacaacaaatgtgttttttgttgtttgtttgttttaccacAATCTTACCAGTGACTATGTACATtcaggttttatgtttttaaattcaAAGTTAATTTAAATCAGTGGTTTTCAAACTATAGGATACAGGTTCGCTGCAGGTGAGCCAGGTGGAATAAACTAAATGAAACTAAGGTCAAAgtttgttaatgtttttctcCATAACTTTGGGATAAGTAAAGTATTGTGTTTCTTATCTTTATGGTTTGCTGATGTTATTGcacctttaaataataaaatttagtttgggtttctttttattgtttgattCAAAAAAATATGGAATGCAAGAGTGAACTTCAGCTTCTGGGGCATTCAAGAAAAAGTGAGGACCACTGATTTAGGGGACTCATGTAAGTAAAAGCCCAGTTACAATACGGCTGGTGAGTGGCGAGACTTGCTTTTAGAAGGGCACCCACCGTATTCAGACAGCGCAGTTGCATTTTGAAACGGAGGATTGGCTGAGATTACTTTAGCTGTTTCACTCTTTGTCGTTATATACATGCGCATGAATAGAAAGAATCATTTGTGATGTCAAGCAGGAAGCTTATATTCTCAGTATCATGTTCTAATCCTGGCTGCTCATGTTTTCAGGATCTCCCATGTCGTTCTCCAACCCCATTCTATGGCATCGTGGACACAACCTGACAGCCCACAGTGAACCCAGGAAGTCTTCACGTGGTGTTTATGAGACGTTTTTCAGCTGGTTCAGTGACCACAGCAACCCAGGACAAGATGATGTAGCACAGGTACACAAGACTACACCCGCATATTGGATTGTAGCAAAAATAAATCGATAagtataattttatttatttgtttataagGAGAACACATTGATCAACATTTCTGTGAGTATGGCAGCGTTAGTCAGCTGGCTAATTTTCAAGTGCAGTCCTTTGGCaagatgttttaaaaattattcaAATAATAGA contains:
- the tspy gene encoding testis specific protein Y-linked isoform X1, which encodes MSEVTDCKQSADSASRKRCPSPDKDEGSLVPSKSAKLSDQPDETRVTSESCKDSEAESKEAAGSEGQSKDGKEEQAAVKADQGSESTGGTSSQPVNSSSADSHHTSSSTDKPQSSGEQDSARAKDKAKKTAETERRPTAPLDKSDSAAIAAAEALASLTGGDGEDSQETPCSSEKAKQVKQGSKFKQRGGHQSSKVGSKTQAAAADSSTSVHSTDREDTDDVPEADEGDESVSGSSSTPSSSFPSDNEENDDGECAIVSVKMAPELRQSVALLAQVQMRLEALEKKSARLHQRLELKISRQRRPHLDQRSSITKTIPGFWVTALLNHPHLSAHIDETDEDALSYMTDLEIETFKNNKLGYRIRFHFRRNPYFQNNIIMKELHLGMGGSPMSFSNPILWHRGHNLTAHSEPRKSSRGVYETFFSWFSDHSNPGQDDVAQILKDDLYRDPLRYYLTPLWEPRENGSSGTGARTADNGNGDECVVISDSDDEPGEEAGEAEQGNSRDEEEEEEEGEEEEEEERGQSADESPGEEEDGGEIVIDGSDDSDQEEEEEEGA
- the tspy gene encoding testis specific protein Y-linked isoform X2, with product MSEVTDCKQSADSASRKRCPSPDKDEGSLVPSKSAKLSDQPDETRVTSESCKDSEAESKEAAGSEGQSKDGKEEQAAVKADQGSESTGGTSSQPVNSSSADSHHTSSSTDKPQSSGEQDSARAKDKAKKTAETERRPTAPLDKSDSAAIAAAEALASLTGGDGEDSQETPCSSEKAKQVKQGSKFKQRGGHQSSKVGSKTQAAAADSSTSVHSTDREDTDDVPEADEGDESVSGSSSTPSSSFPSDNEENDDGECAIVSVKMAPELRQSVALLAQVQMRLEALEKKSARLHQRLELKISRQRRPHLDQRSSITKTIPGFWVTALLNHPHLSAHIDETDEDALSYMTDLEIETFKNNKLGYRIRFHFRRNPYFQNNIIMKELHLGMGGSPMSFSNPILWHRGHNLTAHSEPRKSSRGVYETFFSWFSDHSNPGQDDVAQILKDDLYRDPLRYYLTPLWEPRENGSSGTGARTADNGNGDECVVISDSDDEPGEEAGEAEQGNSRDEEEEEEEGEEEEEEERGQSAGSDDSDQEEEEEEGA